The proteins below are encoded in one region of Amycolatopsis acidiphila:
- a CDS encoding L-threonylcarbamoyladenylate synthase, which yields MSAVYDCSRPESRAEGLAAAASAVRSSRLVVLPTDTVYGIGADAFDAGAVRSLLRAKHRGPDMPVGVLVGSWSTVDGLVLGMPPQARALVEAFWPGDLSLVLPHAPSLQWDLGSTRGTVMLRMPLHPVALELLREVGPMAVSSANVSGQPPASTAQEAQDQLGDSVSVYLDGGPSGDPVPSTIVDLTGSEPLLLREGAVSAAAVSEVLGVPVTAPS from the coding sequence ATGAGTGCGGTGTACGACTGCAGCCGGCCGGAGTCGCGGGCGGAAGGGTTGGCGGCGGCGGCGAGCGCGGTGCGTTCGAGCCGTCTGGTCGTGCTGCCGACCGACACGGTGTACGGCATCGGCGCGGACGCGTTCGACGCCGGGGCGGTGCGATCGCTGTTGCGCGCGAAGCACCGCGGACCGGACATGCCGGTCGGCGTGCTGGTCGGTTCATGGTCCACAGTAGACGGTCTGGTGCTCGGAATGCCGCCCCAGGCAAGAGCTTTGGTCGAGGCGTTCTGGCCCGGCGACCTTTCGCTGGTCCTCCCGCACGCGCCGAGCCTGCAGTGGGACCTCGGCAGCACGCGCGGCACCGTGATGCTGCGGATGCCACTGCACCCGGTCGCGCTGGAGCTGCTGCGCGAGGTCGGCCCGATGGCCGTCTCGAGCGCGAACGTCTCGGGGCAGCCGCCGGCGTCCACCGCGCAGGAGGCGCAGGACCAGCTCGGCGACTCGGTCTCGGTGTACCTCGACGGCGGGCCGAGCGGCGATCCCGTGCCGTCGACCATCGTGGACCTCACCGGCAGCGAGCCCCTCCTGCTGCGCGAGGGCGCCGTGAGCGCGGCGGCCGTGTCCGAGGTGCTCGGCGTGCCGGTGACCGCCCCGTCCTGA